The following proteins come from a genomic window of Deltaproteobacteria bacterium:
- a CDS encoding radical SAM protein — protein sequence MTATVSFFAPAFKRYDADGFSNVTRCGTSMVSVTGEWCALQCGHCAGGILKHARAATTPEKLMEQAHRLVQKGGDSILISGGSRPDGSVPLEPFVPTMRRIKEELGLKILVHTGLVNEASADALARAPIDCAMLDVVGDDRTIRQVLHLNASTDDFERALVLLEERRIPSAPHVVLGLGFGEVRGESVAFRMIRGKVISSLVLVLFRPTPHTPMSRCRPLDPEDAGRLFREARSLFPEVPVVLGCERPMGRHRDRTDLLAIEAGLDGIAFPSDSALRKAREDGLAVRYRTECCSMIGAAFSPTGTERKP from the coding sequence ATGACCGCCACCGTTTCTTTCTTCGCTCCCGCGTTCAAACGATACGACGCCGACGGTTTCAGCAACGTGACCCGCTGTGGAACCTCGATGGTGAGCGTAACCGGAGAATGGTGCGCTCTTCAGTGCGGCCACTGCGCGGGCGGCATTCTGAAGCATGCCAGAGCCGCAACCACCCCGGAGAAGCTGATGGAACAGGCGCATCGGCTGGTGCAAAAAGGGGGAGACAGTATACTGATCAGCGGCGGGTCTCGCCCGGACGGTTCGGTTCCGCTCGAGCCCTTCGTGCCGACGATGCGGCGGATCAAAGAAGAGTTGGGACTCAAGATCCTGGTCCACACCGGCCTCGTAAACGAGGCCTCGGCCGACGCGCTGGCTCGGGCGCCGATCGATTGCGCCATGCTCGACGTGGTGGGCGATGACAGAACCATTCGTCAGGTGCTACACCTGAACGCAAGCACCGACGACTTCGAACGGGCGCTCGTCCTGTTGGAAGAAAGGCGAATCCCTTCAGCGCCCCATGTGGTTCTCGGTCTCGGTTTTGGGGAAGTCCGTGGCGAGTCCGTGGCCTTCCGCATGATTCGGGGCAAGGTCATTTCCTCCCTGGTTCTGGTCCTGTTCCGCCCCACCCCCCACACTCCCATGAGCCGGTGTCGTCCTCTCGATCCCGAGGATGCGGGACGTCTGTTTCGGGAAGCCAGGAGTTTGTTTCCGGAGGTTCCCGTAGTCCTGGGTTGCGAACGCCCCATGGGCCGGCACAGGGACCGAACGGATCTTCTTGCCATCGAGGCCGGACTGGACGGCATAGCGTTCCCGTCCGATTCGGCGCTTCGAAAAGCGCGCGAGGACGGCTTGGCTGTCCGGTATCGGACCGAGTGCTGCTCCATGATCGGAGCCGCCTTTTCCCCAACGGGAACCGAGCGAAAACCGTAA